A DNA window from Setaria viridis chromosome 2, Setaria_viridis_v4.0, whole genome shotgun sequence contains the following coding sequences:
- the LOC117844002 gene encoding F-box protein At5g62510-like, which translates to MDCSKRSAGAVASLPDDPLVEILSRVPVKSLCRFKCVSKAWRDLIADPLHRKKLPQTLEGFFFLGDRCGYGSLCPAIEDEDMIPVHVYSSKSGVWSPIAVMDVEGNIRKIIPVPLRSYELFIWVLEDYETQQWVLKDTIEKRGFPDFVGQSHGQLYCISGDIDDSDMITELSIWVLEDYHTEEWVLKHTVSILQLFGKMSCRFDSYEVVTIHPDHNLVFFVEYGDRKLISYDMDTKEVSDVCTLGRGYGRITPYVPCFSDLSVLENKH; encoded by the exons ATGGACTGCTCCAAGAGGAGCGCGGGCGCGGTGGCCAGCCTCCCTGACGATCCCCTGGTGGAGATCCTCTCCCGCGTCCCGGTCAAGTCCCTCTGCCGGTTCAAGTGCGTCTCCAAGGCCTGGCGCGACCTCATCGCCGACCCCCTCCACCGCAAGAAGCTACCCCAGACCCTAGAAGGGTTCTTCTTCCTTGGTGACAGGTGCGGCTA TGGGTCGCTGTGCCCAGCT ATCGAGGATGAGGACATGATACCAGTGCACGTCTACTCATCAAAATCTGGGGTCTGGAGTCCG ATAGCTGTGATGGATGTGGAAGGGAACATAAGGAAGATCATCCCTGTGCCTTTACGG AGCTATGAATTGTTCATATGGGTTCTGGAGGACTATGAAACACAACAATGGGTCCTGAAGGACACT ATAGAGAAGCGTGGTTTTCCTGATTTTGTAGGTCAGTCTCATGGGCAACTGTATTGCATTAGTGGAGACATAGACGACTCTGATATGATAACTGAACTGTCTATTTGGGTTCTTGAGGACTACCATACAGAAGAATGGGTTCTGAAGCACACTGTGAGCATTTTGCAGCTGTTTGGGAAAATGAGTTGCCGATTTGACTCCTACGAAGTGGTCACCATCCATCCTGATCACAATTTGGTCTTCTTTGTTGAGTATGGGGACAGGAAACTGATCTCGTATGACATGGATACTAAGGAAGTGAGTGATGTCTGCACTCTCGGACGTGGCTATGGGCGTATCACTCCATATGTTCCCTGCTTCTCAGATTTGTCGGTGCTTGAAAATAAGCACTGA
- the LOC117845596 gene encoding protein SEEDLING PLASTID DEVELOPMENT 1 produces the protein MLRALNPTPLRARPACRASTRRRPWARPRAAAVPQQPPVRRPSGDRMRAPLRGAAPAPAVQAPGASEMAAGPRGELEAFLEVVPARMRSGLAQHPEVRELVEVVMDLGRRPIARFPAGDWVISDQPVTADDLRQAVSKVGDFSEDNRSGINHSLHRISAIRNRKAQIIGLTCRVGRAISGSAEMIRDLVVSGGSILVIGPPGVGKTTLIREIARILADEGKKRVVIVDTSNEIGGDGDVPHSGIGRARRMQVPKVTMQHNVMIEAVENHMPEVIVIDEIGTELEAMAASTIAQRGVQLVGTAHGVTIESIIKNPCLQMLVGGIESVTLGDEEAKKRKVQKTILERKGPPTFSCAVEIISKTECRVHHKLETTVDAILAGKPPKFEARKMHNKSTEPQMPLLIPDREYEIEPLPLYQEHMVAKTMSSEDTIRDDFAPSRQTKSKSMPSDGNFGDDFVYTRKTKGKKSAPGKSLVRVYTYQISEADILQVATVMGFDDELDVTDDIGAADVILASSSEMKQNPWIHNVAKYHKLPIFVVKSNTMAQIVKAVRMIVGRDNSPSNKQPTVMEGEIEIEDDAPKRKPSLEEIDALEEARLAIEYIVIPGGEPVELLPRCSEIVARQLELVESYQLLAETFGTDSNSRLQILPVKITKKSSSKDNRGSKPTKQTGSDLIVSENGGGSSFSRLPFLPK, from the exons ATGCTGAGGGCGCTCAACCCAACCCCGCTCCGCGCGCGCCCGGCCTGCCGCGCCTcgacgcgccggcggccgtgggcgcggccccgcgccgcggcggtccCGCAGCAGCCGCCCGTGCGCCGGCCCTCCGGGGACCGGATGCGCGCGCCGCTGCGGGgcgctgcgccggcgccggcggtgcagGCGCCCGGTGCGAGCGAGATGGCGGCCGGGCCCCGGGGCGAGCTGGAGGCGTTCCTggaggtggtgccggcgagGATGCGGAGCGGGCTGGCGCAGCACCCGGAGGTGCGGGAGCTCGTGGAGGTCGTCATGGACCTCGGCCGACGCCCGATCGCGCGGTTCCCGGCTGGAGACTGGGTCATCTCCGACCAGCCAGTCACCGCCGATGACCTCCGCCAGGCCGTCTCCAAG GTGGGCGACTTCTCTGAGGACAACCGATCTGGGATCAACCACTCGTTGCACCGGATCAGTGCTATCCGGAACCGGAAGGCACAGATAATAGGCCTGACTTGCCGTGTCGGTCGAGCTATATCTGGCAGTGCAGAGATGATCCGTGATCTGGTGGTGAGCGGTGGTTCAATATTGGTGATCGGGCCTCCTGGAGTTGGGAAAACTACTCTGATCAG GGAAATAGCTAGAATTTTGGCGGATGAGGGTAAGAAACGTGTGGTTATTGTGGACACATCTAACGAAATAGGAGGTGATGGGGATGTACCTCACTCTGGCATTGGACGTGCTAGGAGAATGCAAGTTCCCAAAGTTACCATGCAGCATAAC GTAATGATTGAAGCTGTTGAAAATCACATGCCGGAAGTAATTGTTATTGATGAGATCGGTACAGAACTTGAAGCAATGGCAGCTAGCACCATTGCTCAGAGAGGCGTTCAATTAGTCGGAACTGCTCATGGGGTGACAATTGAGAGCATAATTAAAAACCCTTGCTTGCAAATGCTCGTTGGTGGGATTGAG AGTGTGACTCTTGGTGATGAGGAAGCAAAAAAGAGGAAAGTCCAGAAAACAATTCTTGAGAGAAAAGGGCCCCCAACATTTTCATGCGCTGTTGAGATAATATCGAAGACTGAATGTCGAGTTCATCACAAGTTAGAAACTACAGTGGATGCTATTCTTGCAG GGAAGCCTCCTAAGTTTGAAGCTCGCAAAATGCATAATAAGTCTACTGAGCCACAAATGCCGTTGTTGATACCTGATAGAGAATATGAAATAGAACCGTTGCCATTATATCAGGAACATATGGTCGCCAAGACAATGTCATCGGAAGACACCATCAGAGATGATTTTGCTCCCTCCAGGCAAACAAAAAGCAAGAGCATGCCCTCGGATGGTAACTTTGGTGATGATTTTGTTTATACAAGGAAAACAAAAGGCAAGAAATCTGCACCTGGAAAGTCTCTTGTCCGTGTGTACACATACCAG ATTTCAGAAGCTGATATATTGCAAGTAGCAACGGTGATGGGTTTTGATGATGAACTAGATGTAACAGATGACATTGGAGCAGCTGATGTGATTCTTGCATCAAGTTCTGAAATGAAGCAGAATCCTTGGATTCACAATGTTGCCAAATACCACAAGCTTCCCATATTTGTCGTGAAG TCTAATACGATGGCCCAGATAGTAAAGGCTGTCAGAATGATTGTTGGAAGGGACAATTCACCATCAAATAAGCAACCTACGGTTATGGAGGGAGAGATAGAGATTGAGGATGATGCCCCGAAACGTAAGCCATCATTGGAGGAAATCGATGCATTGGAG GAGGCTCGGCTTGCAATTGAGTACATTGTAATTCCAGGCGGGGAGCCAGTTGAACTACTCCCAAGATGTTCAGAAATAGTTGCTCGGCAGCTGGAGCTTGTAGAGAGCTACCAGCTACTCGCTGAAACCTTCGGAACTGACTCCAATTCGAGGTTACAGATCCTTCCCGTGAAAATAACCAAGAAGAGTTCTAGTAAAGACAATCGTGGGTCGAAGCCCACTAAGCAAACCGGATCAGATCTGATCGTCAGTGAGAACGGTGGCGGCTCAAGTTTTTCTCGGCTGCCCTTTCTGCCAAAGTGA
- the LOC117843329 gene encoding F-box/LRR-repeat protein At2g40920 — translation MENGLPDDPLAEILSRVPAKSLCRFKCVSKSWRDLIAGRLRCRRFPQTLQGFIYGDGEAHVGYIVCNPATEQWVAVPSSGWSPWPDSKAEEDEDYFTEEDVLTHLISIQLSPRTFSWSSYGRKVTGNW, via the coding sequence ATGGAGAACGGCCTCCCCGACGACCCCCTCGCGGAGATCCTCTCGCGCGTCCCCGCCAAGTCCCTCTGCCGGTTCAAGTGCGTCTCTAAGTCCTGGCGCGACctcatcgccggccgcctccgctgcAGGAGGTTCCCCCAAACCCTGCAGGGGTTCATctacggcgacggcgaggcccaCGTCGGCTACATTGTGTGCAACCCCGCCACCGAGCAATGGGTGGCCGTGCCCAGCTCCGGCTGGTCTCCTTGGCCAGACAGCAAGGCTGAAGAGGATGAGGATTACTTTACAGAAGAAGATGTGCTCACCCATTTGATTTCGATCCAGCTGTCTCCCCGCACTTTCAGTTGGTCCAGCTATGGCAGGAAAGTTACAGGAAATTGGTAG